The following are encoded together in the Anabrus simplex isolate iqAnaSimp1 chromosome 5, ASM4041472v1, whole genome shotgun sequence genome:
- the LOC136874190 gene encoding small ribosomal subunit protein eS21, whose protein sequence is MENDAGEFVDLYCPRKCSASNRIIHAKDHASIQLNIAEVDPATGRMTENTKIYAICGAIRRMGESDDCINRLAKKEEILAKNF, encoded by the coding sequence ATGGAGAACGACGCTGGTGAATTTGTGGATCTTTACTGCCCACGGAAGTGTTCGGCGAGTAATCGTATTATTCATGCTAAGGACCATGCCTCTATTCAGCTCAATATTGCTGAAGTTGACCCAGCCACTGGCCGCATGACAGAGAACACTAAGATCTATGCAATCTGTGGGGCTATCCGTAGAATGGGTGAATCTGACGATTGTATCAATAGGTTGGCCAAGAAGGAGGAAATTTTGGCGAAGAACTTTTGA
- the LOC136874189 gene encoding MICOS complex subunit MIC19-like codes for MGNSNSARVITLTNEDPTSVIKVSEGVVQRMKGGSYRKSGVEEDTLKPADVSSSTVIEQQPLFTGEPLTTTLQVKREKEAVLRNNDVYWQQRIADIQENYKKINRKMEEEYETAVKEVETSFKKASNAIKEYPCQDFKAEVVKCYQEHSKQPLLCSKEVQTFQKCVQQTMIGLVENRS; via the coding sequence ATGGGCAATTCTAACAGTGCCCGGGTCATTACTTTGACGAATGAAGATCCAACTAGCGTAATCAAAGTGTCGGAGGGGGTCGTCCAGCGTATGAAGGGCGGAAGCTATCGTAAGAGTGGTGTAGAAGAAGACACTCTGAAACCTGCTGATGTATCGTCATCAACGGTAATAGAACAGCAGCCACTGTTTACAGGTGAGCCTCTAACTACAACTCTACAAGTTAAACGGGAAAAAGAAGCTGTACTTCGTAATAACGATGTTTATTGGCAACAGCGAATCGCTGATATCCAAGAGAATTATAAAAAGATTAACCGTAAAATGGAAGAGGAATACGAAACTGCTGTGAAAGAAGtcgaaactagtttcaaaaaagCATCGAATGCTATCAAGGAGTATCCATGTCAAGATTTTAAAGCCGAAGTTGTGAAATGTTACCAGGAACATTCTAAGCAACCACTCCTATGTTCCAAAGAAGTTCAGACCTTCCAAAAGTGTGTGCAGCAGACTATGATTGGACTTGTTGAGAACAGAAGTTAG